From the genome of Cystobacter fuscus DSM 2262:
CGAGCGCCTCCGCGTGCAGCATCAGGCGCGCGTCCTCGTGCCCGTAGAGGCGGTCTCCGACGATGGGCGCGCCCAGGCCGAGCGGGTGCGCCGCGTGGACGCGCAACTGGTGGGTCCGCCCGGTGAGCGGGAAGAAGGCCACGCGGGTGCGCGTCCCAGTCCGCTCGAGCACCCGCCAGCGGGTGACGGCGGCCTTGCCATGCACGGGATCGTGGATCTGCCGGGGCCGATCGTTCAGGTCCACGCGCAGGGGCAGCTCGATGGTGCCCTCCTCGCCCCGGACCTGGCCCCGCACCCACGCCACGTAGCGCTTGTGGACGTCTCGGTGGAGGAACTGCCGCTGCACGGCCGCATGTGTGCGCGAATCGAGCGCCGCGACGAGCAGCCCCGAGGTGTCCAGGTCGAGCCGGTGCACCAGCAGCGGCCCCGTGGCCCGGGGATACCGGGCACGCAGCCGGGCCAGCACCGAGTCCGTCACCGCCTCGTCCCTGGCCGGCACGGACAGCAGACCCGAGGGCTTGTCGATCACCACGAGCCAGGCGTCCTCGAAGACGACGGACAGCTCCCCGGCCACGCGTGCGGGGGGAGCGAAGCGCCGGGGAGGCGCGACCTCGAGCCCCTCCAGCATGAAGGGCAACAGGGGGCCACACTTGTCCCGGCAGGCGGCGTAGAAGGCCCCCGCGACACGGCCGCCCGAGGACGGCGGCGCGCCCCACCAGAGCTCGGCGAGCGCCAGGGGTGTCAGGCCGTGCGCGAAGGCATGGGCGAGCAGCTTGGGGGCGGCGCAATCGGCGGCGCCCGAGGGAGGCTCGCCCGGGGCGTAGAGCGCCCGGAGGGGTCGGCGCTCTCCCCGCGCGTTGACCACCCCGTAGGTGTCGTGCAGGCGCCGCATGAGCGCGCGGCAGAACATGTGCCGCAGACGTTCGAGCGCCCGCCCCCGGCGTTCGAGCCGGGCGAGCCTCGGAGCGAGTTCCCGGCGCTCGGCGTCCTGGGCCGTGTCCTCGCGACGCCGCTCCGCCTTGTCGCCCCGGCTCTCCTGGTCGAGCCGGTGGAGGGCCTCGCGCCGCGCGTCCCCGGAGAGCACCCCCGGGGCCTCGAGCTCGGCCCGCCGGACATGGCGCAAGCGCCGCCGCTCCTCGTGCGCGAGGCGAAGCTCCTCCCTGCGCCGGGCATGGCGCGCTTCCTGGCGCGCGTGGGCGTCGCGGAGCGCGCTGAGCTCGGACGAGGACTGGAAGGCCTCGGCGCGGGCGATCAGCCGCTTCACCTGGGCCTCGCCCGGGGACTCGATGAGGGAACGGGCCTCGGCATCGAAGAGCGGCGGGACGTAACCCGGCAGGTTCCACCGGCCCCCGAGCATGCCGGAGAAGGCGCGCAGGAAGCCGATGCGGCCCCCGGGCTCGCGCACCACGAGCACCCCGAACATCTTGCCGCCCTCGGCGCCCTCGAGCGGGCCGGTGGGGACGCCGGGGGCCACGAAGCCCGAGCGAAGCTCCGCCCGCATCACCTCCGCGGCCCGTTGCGCCAGGGCGTGCGGGCCCTGTTCGTCGAAAGGACTCGGGAAGGCCGCGGGAAGCTCGTCCGGGGCTGGCTGCGACGCCAAGGGGGTGAACCACGTCTCCACGGTGTCGCGCTATCACGAAACCCAGCCCATCCGGGAGGCGGTGGAGCAACCAGGCGGGTCTGGGGACGGGTGGCCCCCAAGGAGGGGTGGATCCGTTAGACTCGGGCCCTCATTCCGGCGGTGAAGGCGCATGACCCCAAGCGAGTACAAGGTCAAACCGGGCGACACGCTGTCCGCGATCGCCCGACATCATCACGTCACCGTCGACGACATCGCCCACGTCAACGGCATCAAGGACGTCAACCGCATCCGGGTCGGTCAGTCCCTGCGGATTCCGGTGAAGAGCACCCCGGCGGCCCCGTCCGCGCCCATGGCCCCGCCCCCGGCCCGCACGCTCCCACCCCTGCCCTCTTCCGTGAGGCCCCGGACCCATCGCGTCCGCCTGTCGGAGACCCTGCCCCAGATCGCGCAGCGCTACGGGCTCTCGGCCTCGGAGCTGGCGAAGGCCAATGGCCTCGCCGATCCCCGCCTGCTCTGGGTCGGCCAGGAGCTGAACATCCCCCCCGCGAGCGCGGCGCCCCCGCCCGCCTCCGCCCCTCCTCACCCGGCCAACGAGACCGCGCCCACCAGCGCTCAGTCCTCGCCGCCCAAGGCCTCCTCCCCACCTTCGGCGAACGCCATCCGGGAGGTCGCCTTCCGGGTCACCGGCTCCTTCGAGGGAGGCAAGGCCAGCACCTACCAGACCAAGGACAAGGGCATCGTCAGCTACGGTAAACACCAGGCCACCCTGGCCTCCGGCACGCTCGGAACCATCATCACCCAGTACGTCCAGCAATCCAGCTCCGAGGCGGCCAAGGGCCTGGCCAGGTACAAGGACAAGATCAGCAAGAAGGACACCTCGCTGCGCACGGACGCGACCTTCAAGAAGCTGCTCCTGGAGGCGGCGACGGATCCGCTGATGAGCACCATCCAGGACTCGGTGTTCGCCCAGAACTACTGGCCCACGGCCGAGCAGAGCGCGAAGAAGGACAAGCTCAAGACTCCGCTCGCCCTGATCATGTACTACGACACCAACATCCAGGGCGGACTGTCCTCGGTGCGCGAGAAGACCCTGGCGGCCCTGAAAGGCAAATCATACACGGAGGCGGAATTCCTCTCGGAATTCAACCACCAGCGCAAGGCGCGGTTGACGAGACTCGCGAAGGACGCGAGGGATGAGGGCAACGAGGACCATGCCAGGATGCTCGAGGGTTCGCGCAGCCGCGTGACCGCCCTGCAGACACTGGTGGACGCGAAGGACTTCCAGCTCCGGGGTGATCCGCATGGAATGCTCACCCTCAATGACCACAAGGTGCGGGGCCTGGGTTCGTCCTCGGCCACGGCGTCGTCCTCCTCGGGAAGCAGCGCCTCGTCCTCGGCGAAAGGCCCGTCCGGAAACCAGCGGACCCTCACCGGTTCGGTTGGCACGGGAGGCCACAACGCGGACGCCGATGTCCGGCTGGTCCAGACCCTGCTCAACGCGCACCGTCTGCCGCCACGCACGATGCTGCCAGTCAACGGCCGGGTCGACCCGCAGCTGGTCGGGGCCATCACCGAGTTCCAACGCTCGATGGGCATGCAGAATCCAGACGGCCGCGTCGATCCGGGAGGCGGCACGTTCAAGGCCCTCTGCGCGGGCAGGGGCGCCTCCGTCACATCGAAGCAGCCCAACCCCTGGGATGTATCCCTGCCCATCGGGCCCTCGGGAGGCGGGAACAGCGCCCCGGCCCACGGCCCGACGTCATCGACCCAGGGGCATACCGCCACCCTCGCGAAACTCGCGAAGGCGGCCCGCCAGAGGTTCAAGCTGAAGAACCTGGGAGCCTGTGCCCGGGGCGTGAGCGAGTTGCTGCAAGCCGCGGGGTACACCTACGCGGGGAGCCGGCCCCGCGTCGCGGATGGAATCATCAAGAACCAGGCGTATGACTACAGCACGGGCACCTGGGTGTCGGGCACCACCACGGGCTACTACGTGAGCAGCCGGAGCGCCATCGGCGAGGGGGGCAGGGTCGTTCCTGGCAAGCAGAAGTCCGCGGCCGCCAACGTGAGCGCCAAATTCTTCGCCCACACCTTGCGGATGCTCGGCTTCGCCGATTGCACGAAGTGCCTGCCCGGCAATGGCAAGAGCGGAGCGGTCGCCCCGGAGAGCGTGAAGGCGCTCCGGGCCCTGCCGGACGGCGCCGTGATTGTCTTTGGTCCCGCCCTCAACCGCAGCGTCCAGAAGACCGGCGGGCACTACACCGTCGGGGGGCATGGCCACGCGGGCCACGTGGGCGTCCTGGTGCACGAGGGCGAGGAGGCGCTCGTGGTCGCGGATGGCCTGCTGGCCAAGGGGGGCGTGCGCTACACGGTGGAGTCGTGTCTGTCGAACTACGCCTGGGCCATTGGCTTCGTCCCCACCACCGCCGGCAAGGCCCTGACCGCGAAGGACCAGCCCAAGAGCTCGCTTCTGTAGCCCCAGACGGACAGCAACCCGATACTCCCTCTCCCGGAGCGCCAGACGTGGAATTCAATCTCGCGGAAGAAGTCAGACGGCAGCTCGAGGAGGCCCTGCGCAAGCGGGGTCGCGTCAACATCGTCATCGCGGGCCGCAGCGGCGTGGGCAAGAGCACCCTCATCAACGCCGTCTTCCAGGGCAACCTCGCGGAGACGGGCCAGGGGCGCCCCGTGACCCAGAATGCGCGCGAGTACACCAAGGATGGCATTCCCGTCGCCCTGCTCGACACGCGCGGACTGGAGATGGAGCGCTACCGGGAGACCGTCGAGCAACTGGAGCGCGAGGTGCAGTCCCGCTCCCAGGATCCGGACGCGAGGAACCACCTGCACATCGCCTGGGTGTGCGTCTCCGAGGACTCGCGCCGCGTGGAGCCCGGCGAGTCCGCCATGGCCGCGATGCTCGCCCGGCACATGCCGGTCGTGGCCATCATCACCAAGGCGCGCACGGACGGGGGCTTCCGCGACGAGGTCCAGAGGCTGCTGCCCATGGCGCGCAACGTCGTGCGCGTACGCGCCCTGCGCGAGCAGGACGACGAGGGGCATGTGCTCGAGCCCCGCGGCCTGGTGGAGCTGATCGATCTCACCATGCAGCTCGTCCCCGAGGGCCAGCGCGATGCATTAGCCGCCGCGCAGAAGGTCAGCGTGGCGCAGAAGAAGACGCGCGCCCGCCTCATCGTCGCGGGAGCCGCCACCACGGCCGCGCTCACGGGGGCCTCGCCCATCCCCTTCTCCGACGCGCTCGTGCTCGTGCCCATCCAGATCGGCATGCTCGCCAGCATCAGCGCCACCTTCGGACTGTCGCCCAGCCAGCTCTTCCTGACGACGCTCATCAGCGCGGCGAGCGGCGGCTTCATGGCGACCGTGTCCGGCCAGTCCATCGTCTCGGGCCTGCTCAAGTTCGTGCCCGGCGCGGGCACCCTCGCCGGGGCGCTCATCTCCGGCACCACGGCGGCGTCCATCACCACCATCTTCGGCGAGGCCTACGTGTCCGTGCTCACCCGCCTGTTCGAGCGCGACCGGGAGCGCGCCCCCTCGGAGCAGGAGATCGCCGAGGCCTTCCGCGAGGAACTGACCCGGCCCCGCTCCACGCACTGATTCACGGGCTCGGCCTTGATACCCGCAGCAGCGAAAAGGTCCGGACGGGTCAGCCTCCGGGTAGACAGCGGCGGACTTCCTCGACGAATCCAGGAACGGACTTCGCCAATCCATCCAAGAGCTGGGTGAACGTCAGTGGAGGTTTCCTCAAGGCCTGGGCTTGCGCATGCAACACCTCCAGCATGACGAGCCGGTTC
Proteins encoded in this window:
- a CDS encoding pseudouridine synthase; translation: MASQPAPDELPAAFPSPFDEQGPHALAQRAAEVMRAELRSGFVAPGVPTGPLEGAEGGKMFGVLVVREPGGRIGFLRAFSGMLGGRWNLPGYVPPLFDAEARSLIESPGEAQVKRLIARAEAFQSSSELSALRDAHARQEARHARRREELRLAHEERRRLRHVRRAELEAPGVLSGDARREALHRLDQESRGDKAERRREDTAQDAERRELAPRLARLERRGRALERLRHMFCRALMRRLHDTYGVVNARGERRPLRALYAPGEPPSGAADCAAPKLLAHAFAHGLTPLALAELWWGAPPSSGGRVAGAFYAACRDKCGPLLPFMLEGLEVAPPRRFAPPARVAGELSVVFEDAWLVVIDKPSGLLSVPARDEAVTDSVLARLRARYPRATGPLLVHRLDLDTSGLLVAALDSRTHAAVQRQFLHRDVHKRYVAWVRGQVRGEEGTIELPLRVDLNDRPRQIHDPVHGKAAVTRWRVLERTGTRTRVAFFPLTGRTHQLRVHAAHPLGLGAPIVGDRLYGHEDARLMLHAEALEFTHPETGGRVHFERRAPF
- a CDS encoding LysM peptidoglycan-binding domain-containing protein; protein product: MTPSEYKVKPGDTLSAIARHHHVTVDDIAHVNGIKDVNRIRVGQSLRIPVKSTPAAPSAPMAPPPARTLPPLPSSVRPRTHRVRLSETLPQIAQRYGLSASELAKANGLADPRLLWVGQELNIPPASAAPPPASAPPHPANETAPTSAQSSPPKASSPPSANAIREVAFRVTGSFEGGKASTYQTKDKGIVSYGKHQATLASGTLGTIITQYVQQSSSEAAKGLARYKDKISKKDTSLRTDATFKKLLLEAATDPLMSTIQDSVFAQNYWPTAEQSAKKDKLKTPLALIMYYDTNIQGGLSSVREKTLAALKGKSYTEAEFLSEFNHQRKARLTRLAKDARDEGNEDHARMLEGSRSRVTALQTLVDAKDFQLRGDPHGMLTLNDHKVRGLGSSSATASSSSGSSASSSAKGPSGNQRTLTGSVGTGGHNADADVRLVQTLLNAHRLPPRTMLPVNGRVDPQLVGAITEFQRSMGMQNPDGRVDPGGGTFKALCAGRGASVTSKQPNPWDVSLPIGPSGGGNSAPAHGPTSSTQGHTATLAKLAKAARQRFKLKNLGACARGVSELLQAAGYTYAGSRPRVADGIIKNQAYDYSTGTWVSGTTTGYYVSSRSAIGEGGRVVPGKQKSAAANVSAKFFAHTLRMLGFADCTKCLPGNGKSGAVAPESVKALRALPDGAVIVFGPALNRSVQKTGGHYTVGGHGHAGHVGVLVHEGEEALVVADGLLAKGGVRYTVESCLSNYAWAIGFVPTTAGKALTAKDQPKSSLL
- a CDS encoding YcjF family protein produces the protein MEFNLAEEVRRQLEEALRKRGRVNIVIAGRSGVGKSTLINAVFQGNLAETGQGRPVTQNAREYTKDGIPVALLDTRGLEMERYRETVEQLEREVQSRSQDPDARNHLHIAWVCVSEDSRRVEPGESAMAAMLARHMPVVAIITKARTDGGFRDEVQRLLPMARNVVRVRALREQDDEGHVLEPRGLVELIDLTMQLVPEGQRDALAAAQKVSVAQKKTRARLIVAGAATTAALTGASPIPFSDALVLVPIQIGMLASISATFGLSPSQLFLTTLISAASGGFMATVSGQSIVSGLLKFVPGAGTLAGALISGTTAASITTIFGEAYVSVLTRLFERDRERAPSEQEIAEAFREELTRPRSTH